The following coding sequences are from one Musa acuminata AAA Group cultivar baxijiao chromosome BXJ2-4, Cavendish_Baxijiao_AAA, whole genome shotgun sequence window:
- the LOC135609189 gene encoding UDP-glycosyltransferase 73E1-like gives MQHHHAPTASNGESKTRPHFVLVLFLAQGHMIPMADMAVLLAERGARVSFITTPVNVARTEAVVSRVRRAGIAVEFVELTFPCAEAGLPQGCERIDLLPSYELIKQFHDATCLLRHPLTQHLRAQRQPPTCMIADSCNPWTKGVAEELRMPYLLFHGPSCLNMLCVRMILRHKIYERIGDPFEPFDVPGLPHRLEVSMAQMAWFITMPGWEKFREEFWEAETAADGFVINTFEALEATYVECYSREAKGKKVWTIGPLSLSNKDPDDKAARGNKASVDKHRILRWLDEKAPRSVVYVSFGSIVRQSPAQVLEIGRGLEASGRAFLWVIKEVDASSPEVEKWLSGAGFQERVGDKGLIIKGWAPQAAILSHPAIGGFVTHCGWNSVVEAVSEGVPMATWPHFSSDQYINERLIVDVQRTGVAVGVTVPDAHVGAEEIEKAISRLMDGGEKGEGRRERARELGRKAKEAMEVGGSSYANVTQLIHYASHHDQARG, from the coding sequence ATGCAACACCACCACGCGCCGACCGCCAGTAATGGCGAAAGCAAGACGAGGCCTCACTTCGTGTTGGTTCTCTTCCTGGCGCAGGGGCACATGATCCCCATGGCCGACATGGCCGTCCTCCTCGCCGAGCGAGGCGCCCGCGTCAGCTTCATCACCACCCCCGTCAACGTTGCCAGGACCGAGGCCGTCGTCAGCCGCGTCAGGCGAGCCGGCATCGCGGTCGAGTTCGTCGAGCTTACCTTCCCTTGCGCCGAAGCGGGACTTCCCCAAGGGTGCGAGAGAATCGACCTGCTGCCTTCTTATGAATTGATAAAACAGTTTCACGACGCCACATGCCTTCTCCGTCACCCCCTTACGCAGCACCTTCGAGCCCAGCGGCAACCCCCGACGTGCATGATCGCTGACTCATGTAATCCTTGGACGAAGGGAGTTGCCGAGGAGCTCCGGATGCCATATCTCCTCTTCCACGGCCCCTCCTGCTTGAATATGCTGTGCGTACGCATGATCCTACGGCACAAGATCTACGAGCGGATCGGTGACCCGTTCGAGCCTTTTGACGTGCCCGGCTTGCCTCACCGGCTCGAGGTCAGCATGGCCCAGATGGCGTGGTTCATCACCATGCCGGGGTGGGAAAAGTTCCGCGAGGAGTTCTGGGAGGCGGAGACGGCCGCGGATGGGTTCGTGATCAACacgtttgaagccttggaggccacATACGTCGAGTGCTACAGCAGAGAGGCGAAGGGGAAGAAGGTTTGGACGATCGGGCCACTGTCGCTGTCGAACAAGGATCCGGACGACAAGGCCGCGAGAGGGAACAAGGCGTCCGTGGACAAACATCGAATCCTTCGCTGGCTCGACGAGAAGGCGCCGAGGTCTGTCGTCTATGTCAGCTTCGGCAGCATCGTCCGCCAAAGCCCGGCTCAGGTACTGGAGATAGGGCGTGGGCTGGAAGCATCCGGCCGGGCCTTCCTTtgggtgatcaaggaggtcgatgcgTCGTCCCCTGAGGTGGAGAAGTGGTTGTCGGGCGCCGGCTTCCAGGAGAGGGTCGGTGACAAGGGACTTATCATCAAGGGATGGGCGCCTCAGGCGGCGATCTTGTCGCACCCGGCGATCGGAGGATTCGTGACACACTGCGGATGGAACTCGGTGGTGGAGGCGGTGTCGGAGGGCGTGCCGATGGCGACATGGCCTCACTTCAGCAGCGACCAGTACATTAATGAGAGGCTGATCGTGGACGTTCAGCGAACCGGAGTGGCGGTGGGCGTGACGGTGCCCGACGCCCACGTAGGCGCAGAAGAGATAGAGAAGGCGATCTCGCGACTGATGGACGGAGGCGAGAAAGGAGAAGGGAGACGGGAGAGAGCAAGAGAGCTGGGGAGGAAGGCCAAGGAGGCAATGGAAGTAGGAGGCTCATCTTATGCCAACGTGACACAGTTGATCCATTATGCATCGCACCATGATCAAGCACGAGGATGA